From the Flavobacterium gyeonganense genome, the window CTCTTACGAGCTTTCTTCTGACCGAATTTCTTACGTTCAACCATTCTAGGGTCTCTTGTTAATAAACCTTCTGGTTTAAGAATTCCTCTGTTTTCAGCGTTAACTTCACACATTACGCGAGCTAATGCCATTCTTACAGCTTCTGCTTGACCAGTTGTACCACCTCCGTAAACGTTTACTTTTACGTCAAAGTTACTAGCGTTTTCTGTCATAGAAAGCGGTTGTAAAACTTTGTATTGTAAAGTTGCAGTTGGAAAGTAAGTTGCGAATTCTTTTTTGTTTACAGTGATGTTTCCAGTTCCTTCAGAAACGTAAACACGTGCAACAGCGGTTTTTCTTCTACCGATTTTGTGAATAACTCCCATTACTTAAGATCATTTAGGTTAACAGTTCTAGGTTTTTGAGCTCCATGAGTGTGCTCTGATCCTACAACAACATTTAGATTTCTAAAAAGTTCAGCTCCTAATTTGTTTTTAGGTAACATACCTTTTACAGCTTTTTCTACTAATAATGCAGGGTTTTTAGCTTGCAATACTTTAGCAGTTAAAGTTCTTTGTCCTCCTGGGTAACCTGTATGACGCATGTAAATTTTGTCATTCAATTTTGTACCTGTAAGGTTAATTTTTTCTGAGTTGATAACAATTACGTTATCTCCACAGTCAACGTGAGGTGTGTAACTTGGCTTGTACTTACCTCTTAAGATCATAGCAACCTTAGAAGCAAGACGTCCTAAGTTATGACCTTCAGCGTCAACAACAATCCACTCTTTAGTTACAGTGGCTTTACTTGCTGAAACTGTTTTGTAGCTTAATGCGTCCATAATATTATTTTAATTAAACATTCCATCCCCAATAAAGGGGATGCAAAAGTACAATTAATTATTTTAAAACCAAATACCTTAAAAGAATATTTTAAATACTGAAAATCAGGCTGTCAGTTAGGGAATTAAATCCCTGAAAATTTAGTTTACATTATTATGAAAGGAATACTAAAGATATTTTATACAGGATTTTATAAAATTATAGTCTGATATGGTTTTGTTTTGAAATGAATCCGCCAGTTTAAATACTGGCATGTGTTTTTTTGTTTTATTTTAGGTAATTCTGTTATATTTGTATCAATTACATAAAAATTCAATTGGATGAAAGCTAAAGCAACTCTAAAACAAATTGCGAAAGAACTTGGTGTGTCTGTTTCTACTGTATCTAAGGCATTAAATGATAGTCCTGAAATTAGTGAACAAACCAAGGTGAAGATAAAGGAGTATGCAAAACTCAAAAATTATAAGCCAAATGTTATAGGTCTTAATTTAAAGAATAGAAAAACCAAAACAATTGGTGTAATTATACCTAATATATTAAATTCTTTTTTTGCAAAAGTTTTTAGTGGAATTGAGAAAGTAGCCGATAAAAAAGGATACAATGTAATTACTTGTATCTCGAATGAGTCTTTAGAAAAAGAAATTCATACACTCGAAATGCTGAGTAACGGAACTATAGATGGTTTTATTCTTTCGGTTTCGCAGGAGGCTCAAAAATTAGAAGATTATGCTCATTTTACAGAAATTATAAATGATGGAACTCCTATTGTAATGTTTGACAGGATTGCTGATGGAGTTGAATGTGATAAAGTTGTAGTTGATGACTTTGACTCGGCTTTAAATTCAACCCAGCATTTAATAAATTTAGGATGTAAAAATATCGCCCTGATTTCTTCGGTAGATAATTTGAGTGTTGGAAAGCTAAGGGCTGATGGATATTTGAAAGCATTAAAGGATAATAATATTCCTGTAAACGAAAAGATAATTCTTCGTACCAATTCAGAAGAAGATATGAAAAGTAAAATCGAAGCGATTTTTGATCATAAAATTGATGGGATTTTTGCTTTAGATGAAAATGATTCAGTTGCAGCTTTAAGGGTAAGTCTGAAAAAAGGATTTAAGGTACCTGAAGAAATTTCGATTATAGGCTTTGCTGATGGAATTTTAGCATCAAGACGTTTGTCTCCAAGTTTAACCACTGTAAGTCAGCACGGAATTGAAATAGGTGAGGTTGCTGCTAAACGATTAATTTCAAGGCTGGAGGAAGAAGAAGGTGAAACTTCTGATTATGAAACGATTGTTATTAAAACGAAACTAAAAGAAAGAGAATCAACCAAAAAGTCTAAATAAAAAAAGAAAATCCATTTTAGTCATAAAGTGGATTTTCTTTTTTTCTTTTTTATTTTATCTGCTTCTTAAGTTTTATAAAAGATTTTGGGTATGGTTTGTTAATTCTTAGTTAATGCTGTAATTGAAGAGTGGGTAAAAGCTGTTCTGTCATGAGTGCGCATTCCAAAATATCAGTTTAATGTGGTTTGATAAATTAATAATTTCTTTCTCTATAAATTAATGTCATTGCAATTGAGTTGAATAATTTTTGTGTTAAATTGGAGGTAAGTAATATTATTAGAGCAATCTAATTATTTGATTTATAAAAAAAACACTATATTTGCACCGTTATTTATTAAAATCTAAATAATGAGGGGACTAAGTGTCCCCTCTTTTTATAAAATTATGACATTTAAAGAAAAAGTAAACGCATTAATTACTGAGGCTCTTTTGGAAAGACCTTCAATCTTTTTGATTGATTTGAGTATTTCTGATTCTTTTAAAATTAGCGTGGGTTTAGATGGGGATAATGGAGTGGCGCTTCAGGACTGTATTGATATTAGTCGTGCAATTGAGAATAATCTGGATCGTGAGGAACAGGATTTCTCTCTTGAAGTAGCATCTGTTGGAGTTGGTTCGCCACTGAAATTTACAAGACAATACAAGAAAAATATTGGTAGAACATTGATTGTTACTACAAATAGTGAAAAAATTGAAGCAGAATTAGTAGAAGCTAATGATGTTTTTATAATTTTGTCTTGGGAAGCAAGAGAACCGAAGAAAATAGGAAAAGGAAAGGAAACAGTTCAAAAAACGCAACAAATACCTTATACAGAAATTAAAGAGGCAATTGTTACAGTAACATTTTAATTTAAAGAATTCGCATGGAAAATTTAGCATTAATCGATTCATTCTCAGAGTTTAAAGATAATAAACTTATTGATCGTGTAACGCTTATGGCAATTTTAGAGGACGTGTTTAGAAATGCATTGAAGAAAAAATACGGTTCAGATGATAACTTCGACATTATTATAAATCCTGATAAAGGAGATATGGAGATATGGAGAAGAAGAGTAATTGTTGCTGATGAGGATCTTGACTTTGAAAATGAAGAAATTACGCTTACTGAAGCAAGAAAAATTGAAGCGGATTTTGAAATTGGTGAAGAGGTTTCTGAAGAGGTAAAATTGATTGATTTAGGAAGGAGGGCTATCTTAGCGCTTCGCCAGAACTTGATTTCTAAAATACACGAACACGATAATACTAATCTTTATAAACAATTTAAAGATATTATAGGTGATATTTATACTGCTGAAGTACATCACGTAAGACCGAGAGTTGTAATTTTGGTAGATGATGAAGGAAATGAAATTGTGCTTCCAAAAGAAAAACAAATTCCATCTGACTTTTTCCGAAAAGGAGATAATGTTAGGGGAATTATTGAAAGCGTTGAATTAAAAGGAAATAAACCTCAAATCATCATGTCAAGAACTTCTGAGAAGTTTTTAGAAAAATTATTTGAACAGGAAATTCCTGAAGTATTCGATGGTTTAATTACAGTTAAAAATGTAGTCCGTATTCCTGGTGAAAAAGCAAAAGTAGCTGTGGATTCATATGATGACCGAATCGATCCTGTTGGAGCTTGTGTTGGTATGAAAGGGTCTCGTATTCATGGAATTGTTCGTGAATTGGGAAATGAAAATATCGACGTAATCAATTATACAAATAATATCCAATTGTTCATTACAAGAGCCTTAAGTCCTGCCAAGGTTTCATCAGTTAAAATTGATGAGGAAAATAAAAGAGCTGAAGTTTTCTTGAAATTAGAAGAGGTTTCTAAAGCAATTGGTAGAGGAGGTCATAATATTAAATTAGCAGGCCAGTTAACAGGTTATGAATTAGATGTAATTCGGGAAGGTGATGTAGCGGGTGCAATTGCAGATGATGATGATGTTGAATTGTCAGAGTTTTCAGATGAAATTGAAGACTGGGTAATTGAAGAGTTTGCTAAAATAGGTCTGGATACAGCAAAAAGTATCCTGAGTCAGGAAGTAGAAGATTTAGTAAGAAGAACCGACTTAGAAGAGGAAACAATTCTGGATGTTATGAAAATACTAAAAGAAGAGTTTGATAACTAGTTGTATCTACTCTAATAACACAACGAAAAAGGTAATAATAAAAAGGTTATATGTCTGAAGAGAGAGTAATAAGAATAAACAAGGTTTTAAGGGAATTAAATATTTCGTTAGAAAGAGCTGTTGATTATCTAAAGGATAAGGGGATTGCTATTGATGCAAATCCGAACGCTAAAATTTCTGACAGTGAATTTAATATCCTTCAAAGACAATTTGCGGGCGATAAGGGGAATAAGGAAGCTTCCAAAGAAGTAGGGGAAGAGAAAAGAAAGGAAAAAGAAGCATTGCGTGTTGAGCGCGAAAAGGAAATCGAAGACAAACGCAGGCAAGACGAAGAACGTCAAAAACAACAGGAGATTATAAAAGCAAAGGCTGTTGTAACGGGACCTGTTCAAGTGGGTAAGATTGATTTAAATCCTAAAAAGACAGTTGTTGCTACTCCTTCAGAAGAACCGGCTAAGGCTGAGGAGTCAAAAGTTGTTGCTCAGAAGGAAGTTGAAAAACCAATTCAAAAAGAAGATGGTAAGACTGATGCTTTGGCAACTCCAGACAAAGCAGATCCTATTATTACTGAGAAAAAAGAAATAAAAGCTGAAACTTCTAAAACAGCAAAAGAGCCAGTTGTTTCAACTGATCCCGAAACTGCAGAAGAAACGATCACTACACAATATCAAAAATTATCGGGAACGACTCTTACAGGTCAGACAATTGATTTATCTCAATTTAATAAACCTAAGAAAAAGAAAGAGGATCCAAAGATAACACCAAATAAACCAGGTACTCCGGGTGCAAACAATAATGCTAATAAAAACAAGCGTAAAAGAATTGCTCCTAAGCCAGGTGCTCCTGGGTTGCAAAAAACAGTTACAGGTAATGTTCCGGGAACACCAAATCCTAATAAAATTACACCAAACACAGGAGGAGGTTTTAATGCTAATAGAAGTGCGAGACCTGGTTTCGTGAAAGGGAATCGTCCGGCTATAGTTGCTAAAGTTGAGCCTACTGAGGAGGAAGTAAAAAACCAGATTAGAGAAACTCTTGAAAAGCTACAAGGTAAAGGCGGAAAATCAAAAGCGGCTAAATACAGAAGAGATAAAAGAGATACGCATCGTCAGAAATCTGATGAGGAGCAAAGAGCGCTTGACGAAGGAAGTAAGACTATTAAAGTGACTGAATTTGTTACTGTAGGTGAAATTGCAATCATGATGGATGTGCCAATTACTAAAGTTATCGGAACTTGTATGTCGCTTGGTATCATGGTTACCATGAACCAACGTCTAGATGCAGAAACTTTAACTATCGTAGCTGACGAGTTTGGTTATGAAGTTGAGTTTATCACAGTTGATATCGAAGAAGCGATCGAGGTAGTTGAAGATAAGGAAGAAGATTTAGTGGTTAGAGCGCCGATCGTTACTGTAATGGGGCACGTTGACCACGGTAAAACATCTTTACTGGATTATATCCGTAAAGAAAATGTTATCGCTGGGGAGTCCGGAGGTATTACGCAGCACATTGGGGCTTACGGAGTAACTCTTGATAATGGTCAGAAAATTGCATTTTTAGATACTCCTGGTCACGAGGCGTTTACTGCGATGCGTGCACGTGGAGCTCAGGTTACGGATATCGCAATTATTGTGGTGGCTGCCGATGATGATATCATGCCGCAAACAAAAGAAGCAATCTCTCACGCACAAGCTGCGGGAGTTCCAATTATATTCGCTATCAACAAAATTGATAAACCAAACGCAAATGTTGAGAAAATCAAAGAACGTTTGGCTGGTATGAATTTACTTGTTGAAGACTGGGGTGGAAAAATTCAATCACATGATATTTCTGCTAAAGTAGGAACAGGAGTAAAGGAATTGCTTGAAAAAGTATTGTTAGAAGCTGAAATCCTTGATTTAAAAGCTAATCCAAATAAGGCTGCTCAAGGAACTGTTGTGGAGGCTTTTCTGGATAAAGGAAAAGGATATGTTTCTACAATATTAGTGCAGCAGGGAACTCTTAAAATTGGAGATTACATGTTGGCAGGTAAACATCATGGTAAAATTAAAGCCATGCATGATGAGCGTGGACATAATGTAAAAGAAGCTGGGCCTTCGACTCCGGTATCTGTTTTAGGTCTTGATGGAGCTGCTACGGCTGGAGATAAATTCAATGTGTTTGAAGACGAAAAAGAAGCAAAACAAATTGCATCTAAACGTTCTCAGTTAATGAGAGAGCAATCAGTGCGTACACAAAGGCATATTACGCTTGATGAAATTGGACGTCGTATTGCTCTTGGTCAGTTTAAAGAATTAAATGTTATCCTTAAAGGTGACGTTGATGGATCTGTTGAGGCATTATCTGATTCATTCTCTAAACTTTCCACAGAAGAAGTCCAGATTAATATTATACACAAAGGGGTTGGGGCAATTACGGAAACTGATGTTAACTTAGCTTCTGCTTCGGATGCTATTATTATCGGATTTAATGTTCGACCTGCTGGAAATGCAAGACAGCTTGCAGATAAAGAAGAAATAGATATCCGTTATTATTCTATTATATATGCCGCTATCGATGACTTGAAAGATGCTATGGAAGGAATGTTAGCTCCTGAGATGAAAGAAGAGATTCTTGGTACAGCAGAAATTCGTGAGATTTTCAAAATTTCTAAAGTAGGTTCTATTGCTGGTTGTATGGTAACTGACGGCAAAATTTTAAGATCGTCTAAGATTAGGGTTATCAGAGAAGGTGTTGTGGTGCATACAGGAGAACTTGTAGCATTGAAGCGTTTTAAAGATGATGTTAAAGAAGTGACAAAAGGATATGATTGCGGTATTCAGATTAAAGGCTTTAATGATATCGAAGAAAGAGATGTTATTGAAGCATATCACGAGGTTGCAATTAAAAAGAAATTGAAATAATATTTAAAAGCAAAAAGTCCCGATTTAATCGGGACTTTTTGCTTTTAAAATGACTGTAAAATTTAATATGTTAACACTTGGCTATTTTTAATATTTAATGCGTAAAACTACTTAAAATTCATCAAAACAAGAGTCTTT encodes:
- a CDS encoding LacI family DNA-binding transcriptional regulator, whose amino-acid sequence is MKAKATLKQIAKELGVSVSTVSKALNDSPEISEQTKVKIKEYAKLKNYKPNVIGLNLKNRKTKTIGVIIPNILNSFFAKVFSGIEKVADKKGYNVITCISNESLEKEIHTLEMLSNGTIDGFILSVSQEAQKLEDYAHFTEIINDGTPIVMFDRIADGVECDKVVVDDFDSALNSTQHLINLGCKNIALISSVDNLSVGKLRADGYLKALKDNNIPVNEKIILRTNSEEDMKSKIEAIFDHKIDGIFALDENDSVAALRVSLKKGFKVPEEISIIGFADGILASRRLSPSLTTVSQHGIEIGEVAAKRLISRLEEEEGETSDYETIVIKTKLKERESTKKSK
- the infB gene encoding translation initiation factor IF-2; the encoded protein is MSEERVIRINKVLRELNISLERAVDYLKDKGIAIDANPNAKISDSEFNILQRQFAGDKGNKEASKEVGEEKRKEKEALRVEREKEIEDKRRQDEERQKQQEIIKAKAVVTGPVQVGKIDLNPKKTVVATPSEEPAKAEESKVVAQKEVEKPIQKEDGKTDALATPDKADPIITEKKEIKAETSKTAKEPVVSTDPETAEETITTQYQKLSGTTLTGQTIDLSQFNKPKKKKEDPKITPNKPGTPGANNNANKNKRKRIAPKPGAPGLQKTVTGNVPGTPNPNKITPNTGGGFNANRSARPGFVKGNRPAIVAKVEPTEEEVKNQIRETLEKLQGKGGKSKAAKYRRDKRDTHRQKSDEEQRALDEGSKTIKVTEFVTVGEIAIMMDVPITKVIGTCMSLGIMVTMNQRLDAETLTIVADEFGYEVEFITVDIEEAIEVVEDKEEDLVVRAPIVTVMGHVDHGKTSLLDYIRKENVIAGESGGITQHIGAYGVTLDNGQKIAFLDTPGHEAFTAMRARGAQVTDIAIIVVAADDDIMPQTKEAISHAQAAGVPIIFAINKIDKPNANVEKIKERLAGMNLLVEDWGGKIQSHDISAKVGTGVKELLEKVLLEAEILDLKANPNKAAQGTVVEAFLDKGKGYVSTILVQQGTLKIGDYMLAGKHHGKIKAMHDERGHNVKEAGPSTPVSVLGLDGAATAGDKFNVFEDEKEAKQIASKRSQLMREQSVRTQRHITLDEIGRRIALGQFKELNVILKGDVDGSVEALSDSFSKLSTEEVQINIIHKGVGAITETDVNLASASDAIIIGFNVRPAGNARQLADKEEIDIRYYSIIYAAIDDLKDAMEGMLAPEMKEEILGTAEIREIFKISKVGSIAGCMVTDGKILRSSKIRVIREGVVVHTGELVALKRFKDDVKEVTKGYDCGIQIKGFNDIEERDVIEAYHEVAIKKKLK
- the rimP gene encoding ribosome assembly cofactor RimP, coding for MTFKEKVNALITEALLERPSIFLIDLSISDSFKISVGLDGDNGVALQDCIDISRAIENNLDREEQDFSLEVASVGVGSPLKFTRQYKKNIGRTLIVTTNSEKIEAELVEANDVFIILSWEAREPKKIGKGKETVQKTQQIPYTEIKEAIVTVTF
- the nusA gene encoding transcription termination factor NusA produces the protein MENLALIDSFSEFKDNKLIDRVTLMAILEDVFRNALKKKYGSDDNFDIIINPDKGDMEIWRRRVIVADEDLDFENEEITLTEARKIEADFEIGEEVSEEVKLIDLGRRAILALRQNLISKIHEHDNTNLYKQFKDIIGDIYTAEVHHVRPRVVILVDDEGNEIVLPKEKQIPSDFFRKGDNVRGIIESVELKGNKPQIIMSRTSEKFLEKLFEQEIPEVFDGLITVKNVVRIPGEKAKVAVDSYDDRIDPVGACVGMKGSRIHGIVRELGNENIDVINYTNNIQLFITRALSPAKVSSVKIDEENKRAEVFLKLEEVSKAIGRGGHNIKLAGQLTGYELDVIREGDVAGAIADDDDVELSEFSDEIEDWVIEEFAKIGLDTAKSILSQEVEDLVRRTDLEEETILDVMKILKEEFDN
- the rpsI gene encoding 30S ribosomal protein S9, whose product is MGVIHKIGRRKTAVARVYVSEGTGNITVNKKEFATYFPTATLQYKVLQPLSMTENASNFDVKVNVYGGGTTGQAEAVRMALARVMCEVNAENRGILKPEGLLTRDPRMVERKKFGQKKARKRFQFSKR
- the rplM gene encoding 50S ribosomal protein L13, with amino-acid sequence MDALSYKTVSASKATVTKEWIVVDAEGHNLGRLASKVAMILRGKYKPSYTPHVDCGDNVIVINSEKINLTGTKLNDKIYMRHTGYPGGQRTLTAKVLQAKNPALLVEKAVKGMLPKNKLGAELFRNLNVVVGSEHTHGAQKPRTVNLNDLK